The following proteins come from a genomic window of Rhodohalobacter sp. 614A:
- a CDS encoding CotH kinase family protein — protein sequence MFGSHVFAQNLKLNEIMSSNDATLADEDGDYEDWIEIFNSGDAPVNLSGFGLSDDADEPFKWTFPDITIQPGDFILVWASDKDRSVPGGELHTNYGVSAGGEEVFLTHSNGDLLDQSPERELGNDISLGRQPDGTGAWFLFDEPTPGAANDTESLVEQLDQPVLSHEPGFYNSAFNLELSHDEEDVTFHYTLNGSTPTEESSVYSGPISISDRSSQPNSYSTIPTTFMGGWHGFREPAGLIPKSTVIRILAVKDGFRPVESTHTFFVFPEGKGKHELPVISIATDSLNLFGHEQGIYVPGTHYEEGDDDTGNYYKTGDNWERISSFEFFDDNGELRVSQNIGVRIHGGFTRRFAHKTLRLYARGEYGEGSINYQIFPDLEYNEYERLLLRNSGNEQGFTMFRDAAAHTIVSHFNMDTQAHRPSVVYINGEYWGIHNIRERFDDNYLERVYGVDGDRIDYLTGRWEIQYGNNWPYQGMVNFIDSKDLSDEANMDSVKTLMDIDNFLDYYTAEIYLNNTDWPFGNVDFWRLHVPYDEHAPVGHDGRWRWMMFDMDVGLGFGESADYNMLNRVTRRYLFDDVEWPNLIIWNLLQNENFKYDFINRMADHLNTSFRTDRVIGIINRLQAQIEPEMPQYIQRWSRPERMNQWNGFVNVMRTFADERPDQLRQHILNRFELESTAPVSVDVSDPDHGNVVVNSLLISPETPGVDENPYPWNGIYFSGVPITLKTRPETDYYLSHWNVDGREVYSYELTVLPDTTENITAVFKALALSDFEAHQLSEGNYRFSEWNPKSPESTYPASMAFVYMDEIDPDLDSSVGGITQGVYNLTSRTRINGLGEDGFSFINTGNEDGNRGYPGNRLGGAILFLNTENQGSVRVEWTGGTIEPNSRIYNLRLQYRTDSDEPFRDVLDENGDPVEYERNEMEGHTQTIGPVILPSDAEDQPGVELLWRYYFTGQQDDEVSGQRSMLNISEISVTSEPLLGGDPGPPQKVRLYQNYPNPFYPNTRIRYDVPRNLHVRIDLFSIDGRHITKLEDRQAGPGRHHIDVDVTSLASGIYLYRLVTDDFSDIKKMSVVK from the coding sequence GTGTTTGGTAGTCATGTTTTTGCGCAGAATTTGAAGCTGAACGAAATCATGTCGTCCAACGACGCCACCCTGGCTGATGAGGACGGCGACTACGAAGACTGGATCGAAATTTTCAACTCCGGCGATGCACCGGTCAATCTCTCCGGATTTGGACTTTCGGATGATGCAGACGAACCATTCAAATGGACTTTCCCCGACATCACCATCCAGCCCGGTGATTTTATATTAGTTTGGGCATCGGATAAAGACCGATCCGTTCCCGGCGGCGAGCTTCATACAAATTATGGCGTGTCTGCGGGAGGCGAGGAAGTTTTTCTTACACACTCCAACGGCGACCTTTTGGATCAATCTCCCGAACGGGAACTTGGAAATGACATCTCTCTCGGCCGCCAGCCCGATGGCACCGGAGCCTGGTTTCTTTTTGATGAACCGACTCCCGGAGCAGCGAACGACACCGAATCCCTTGTTGAGCAGCTCGATCAACCTGTTCTTTCGCATGAGCCCGGGTTTTATAATTCTGCCTTCAACCTCGAACTTTCTCATGACGAAGAGGATGTCACGTTTCATTATACACTGAACGGATCTACTCCAACTGAAGAATCTTCCGTTTATTCTGGGCCAATTTCTATTTCCGACAGAAGCAGCCAGCCGAATTCTTACTCCACAATTCCTACAACATTTATGGGCGGATGGCACGGATTCAGAGAACCGGCCGGACTCATCCCAAAAAGTACGGTTATTCGAATACTGGCAGTAAAAGATGGGTTCCGCCCGGTAGAATCAACCCATACATTTTTCGTTTTCCCCGAGGGAAAGGGTAAACATGAACTGCCGGTCATCTCCATTGCTACCGACAGCCTGAACCTGTTTGGCCATGAACAGGGAATTTACGTTCCCGGCACGCATTATGAAGAAGGGGACGATGACACCGGCAATTATTACAAAACCGGCGACAACTGGGAACGGATATCCTCTTTCGAATTCTTTGATGATAACGGAGAACTCCGGGTCTCACAGAATATTGGTGTCAGAATCCACGGCGGTTTTACCCGTCGTTTTGCGCACAAAACCCTTCGCCTGTACGCTCGCGGAGAGTATGGGGAAGGCAGCATTAACTACCAAATATTTCCTGACCTTGAGTACAATGAATACGAACGCCTGCTACTGAGAAACTCCGGAAATGAACAAGGCTTTACGATGTTTCGCGATGCAGCTGCGCATACCATTGTCAGCCATTTTAATATGGATACTCAGGCACACCGGCCGTCTGTGGTGTACATCAACGGAGAGTACTGGGGCATTCACAACATCCGCGAAAGATTCGATGACAATTACCTCGAACGGGTGTACGGCGTAGACGGCGACAGGATTGATTACCTGACCGGTCGCTGGGAAATTCAGTATGGGAACAACTGGCCGTATCAAGGCATGGTAAACTTTATTGATTCCAAAGATCTCTCTGATGAAGCCAATATGGATTCGGTTAAAACTCTCATGGATATCGATAATTTCCTGGATTATTACACGGCTGAAATTTATCTCAATAATACCGATTGGCCTTTCGGCAATGTAGATTTTTGGCGGCTTCATGTGCCTTATGATGAACATGCGCCGGTGGGGCACGACGGCCGCTGGCGATGGATGATGTTTGATATGGATGTGGGCCTGGGATTTGGGGAAAGTGCAGATTACAATATGTTGAATCGGGTAACGCGGCGCTATTTGTTCGATGATGTAGAATGGCCAAATCTTATTATCTGGAATCTCCTGCAAAACGAAAACTTCAAATATGATTTCATCAACCGGATGGCCGACCACCTGAATACTTCATTCAGAACAGACCGCGTGATTGGAATTATCAATCGCCTTCAGGCACAAATTGAGCCGGAAATGCCACAATATATTCAGCGTTGGAGCCGGCCGGAGAGAATGAATCAATGGAATGGGTTTGTGAATGTTATGCGAACCTTTGCCGACGAACGTCCCGATCAGTTGCGTCAACATATCTTGAATCGTTTTGAGCTTGAATCCACCGCACCCGTTTCTGTGGATGTGAGTGATCCCGATCATGGAAATGTTGTTGTAAACTCTCTCTTGATTTCCCCCGAAACACCCGGCGTTGATGAAAATCCTTATCCGTGGAATGGGATCTATTTTTCAGGTGTGCCCATTACATTAAAAACCCGGCCGGAAACAGACTACTATCTGTCTCACTGGAATGTTGACGGCCGAGAGGTCTACTCATATGAACTAACCGTTTTACCGGATACAACTGAAAACATCACGGCGGTCTTTAAAGCTCTTGCTCTTTCCGATTTTGAAGCACACCAACTGTCCGAAGGCAACTACCGGTTCTCAGAATGGAATCCAAAATCGCCAGAGAGTACGTATCCCGCTTCCATGGCCTTTGTTTATATGGATGAAATTGATCCGGATTTGGACTCTTCGGTTGGAGGAATTACACAGGGAGTTTATAATTTGACTTCCAGAACACGAATCAATGGTCTTGGAGAAGACGGTTTTTCGTTTATCAATACGGGAAATGAAGACGGCAATCGCGGCTATCCGGGCAACCGGCTGGGCGGAGCCATTCTTTTTTTGAATACCGAAAACCAGGGATCTGTTCGGGTTGAGTGGACCGGCGGGACTATAGAACCCAATTCACGGATTTACAATCTCCGGCTTCAGTACCGAACGGATTCCGACGAACCCTTCAGGGATGTTCTTGATGAAAATGGCGATCCCGTTGAATATGAACGAAACGAAATGGAAGGACACACACAAACCATCGGCCCCGTTATACTTCCCAGCGATGCCGAAGACCAGCCCGGAGTGGAACTCCTTTGGAGATATTATTTCACAGGCCAGCAGGATGATGAAGTGAGCGGACAACGATCCATGCTTAACATTTCAGAAATTAGCGTGACTTCCGAACCATTGCTTGGTGGAGATCCTGGTCCGCCGCAGAAAGTGCGATTATATCAAAACTATCCGAACCCGTTTTATCCGAATACAAGAATCCGGTATGATGTGCCGCGAAATCTGCACGTTCGTATCGATCTTTTTTCAATTGACGGCCGTCATATCACCAAACTGGAAGACCGCCAGGCCGGACCCGGACGCCACCACATTGATGTGGATGTAACCTCTCTGGCCAGTGGAATCTATTTATACCGGTTGGTGACAGATGATTTTTCAGACATAAAAAAAATGAGTGTGGTGAAGTGA
- a CDS encoding CotH kinase family protein, protein MKFMNLLTLAGLRFLLFAFLFVYSPTAVFGQDLYLNEVMSSNDSIISDEDGDFQDWVEIYNAGSDTIQLAGFGLSDDEDEPFKWTFPDTIIQPKNFMLIWASNKERNTAGGELHTNFAISASGETVILTHPDGTQVDQLSPTEIPSDVSIGRQPDGTGDWVFFDMPTPGISNDTESTGGQLEPPQLSHTPGFYTSPFELEISHPQENVTIYYTLDGSTPDENSAIYSGPISIINRSNEANNISTIRTNHVSGWLQSQDPAGNILKGTVLRIKAVKDGYLPVFSGSTYFVFDDGSATHNLPVISLATDNRNLFSDETGIYVPGNRYADGRDDTGNYYMHGDAWEREASMEFFEPDGHRGFSQNVGLRIHGGWTRRLPQKSLRVYARSEYGESRINYPVFPDQDYETYDRLILRNSGNDFGITMIRDAAAHLTVKHFNMDTQAYRPAAVYINGEYWGIHNIRERFDAHYLERVYGIDPDNIDYLSGRWTEEEGSNQEYAALLHFVENKDLSLSQNMGHVRRKIDLDNFMDYYTAEVYFANVDWPQNNMEFWRLRVPFKEDAPPGHDGRWRWMFYDLDQSFAYDVGTDGAIPKASFDMIEWILAEKNPENNQTWPGMIFRRLAQNPNFKDNFINRIADHLNTSFQAERMTAIVDSIKTLIEPEMENHMERWIYPKGYNAWTKNLDELYTFIQQRPEYLREHIMNHFGIDSTSTITVDSSHPYQTDVHVNSLHISPDTPGILPDPFPWTGTYFSGVPVLLNVETGQELVFKYWQVNHTKVYTPNIEVLPDTVDTATAVFSERDFTEITPHILADGEYRFSEWSDQEPAGTYPNSMAFVYMDEADPGLGASVDGFTFGEYDLDSRTRINGFGEDGFSFINTGNEDGNPGYPGTRLGGAILVLNTEGQDSVNVEWSAGTMEPNSRIYNLRLQYRTDPDEAFRDVLDDAGDPVEYSRNEVAGHSEAVNPVFLPPDAEKQPRVELLWRYYYIGQRVDEESGQRSMLNISEIRVTSQLFTEEPDPEPEPDPVPEKFYLYQNYPNPFYPETRIRYDLPQNQHVQIDLFSIDGRHIAKLEDRPAEAGYHYIDIDLGSLASGIYLYRLVTDDFSDVKKMSVVK, encoded by the coding sequence ATGAAGTTCATGAACCTATTGACCCTCGCTGGTCTGAGATTTCTCTTATTTGCATTTCTTTTTGTGTACTCCCCGACAGCGGTTTTTGGACAGGACCTTTATTTAAATGAGGTTATGTCTTCAAACGATTCCATCATTTCTGATGAAGACGGAGATTTCCAGGATTGGGTTGAAATTTATAATGCAGGCAGTGATACCATTCAACTGGCCGGATTTGGACTTTCGGATGACGAGGATGAGCCTTTTAAATGGACATTCCCTGACACAATTATTCAACCCAAAAATTTTATGCTGATCTGGGCGTCCAACAAAGAGAGAAATACTGCTGGGGGAGAACTTCATACCAATTTTGCAATTTCTGCTTCCGGTGAAACGGTCATTCTCACGCATCCGGACGGAACACAAGTTGATCAGCTCAGCCCTACAGAAATCCCATCTGATGTTTCCATTGGCCGTCAGCCAGACGGAACCGGCGACTGGGTCTTTTTTGACATGCCCACTCCAGGCATCTCAAACGATACAGAAAGTACCGGTGGCCAACTTGAACCGCCACAATTGTCTCATACACCGGGATTTTATACATCGCCGTTTGAATTGGAAATTTCACATCCCCAGGAAAATGTAACGATTTATTACACGCTGGACGGCTCCACTCCTGATGAAAACTCCGCCATATATTCCGGCCCCATTTCTATTATAAACCGCAGTAATGAGGCCAATAATATTTCAACCATTCGAACCAATCATGTCAGCGGATGGCTTCAGTCACAGGACCCCGCAGGGAATATCCTGAAGGGAACTGTATTGCGAATCAAAGCCGTAAAAGATGGATATCTTCCTGTTTTTTCAGGATCCACTTATTTTGTTTTTGATGATGGATCGGCCACACACAATCTCCCGGTGATTTCTCTGGCAACTGATAACCGGAACCTGTTTAGCGATGAAACCGGGATTTACGTTCCCGGCAATCGCTATGCAGACGGACGAGACGATACCGGCAATTACTACATGCACGGCGATGCCTGGGAGCGCGAAGCTTCCATGGAATTTTTTGAGCCAGATGGCCATCGTGGATTTTCCCAAAATGTAGGTCTGCGAATTCATGGAGGCTGGACGCGACGGTTACCGCAAAAAAGCCTTCGCGTGTACGCAAGAAGCGAATACGGAGAGAGCCGAATCAACTATCCTGTTTTTCCTGACCAGGATTATGAAACGTACGACCGCCTGATTCTCCGAAACTCCGGTAATGATTTTGGAATTACAATGATCCGGGATGCTGCAGCTCATCTTACAGTAAAGCATTTCAATATGGATACACAAGCTTACCGGCCGGCTGCTGTGTACATTAACGGGGAATACTGGGGCATTCATAACATTCGCGAACGGTTTGACGCCCACTACCTGGAGCGAGTGTACGGTATCGATCCCGATAATATCGACTACCTTTCCGGAAGGTGGACCGAAGAAGAGGGCAGCAATCAGGAGTATGCAGCACTTCTGCATTTTGTCGAAAATAAAGACCTGTCGCTCTCTCAAAACATGGGGCATGTTCGAAGAAAAATAGACCTTGATAACTTCATGGATTATTACACGGCAGAGGTTTATTTCGCGAATGTGGATTGGCCCCAAAATAATATGGAGTTCTGGAGATTGAGAGTTCCGTTTAAAGAAGACGCCCCACCCGGACATGACGGTCGCTGGCGGTGGATGTTTTACGATCTCGATCAGTCGTTTGCTTATGATGTGGGAACTGACGGAGCTATTCCCAAAGCATCGTTCGATATGATTGAATGGATACTGGCAGAAAAGAATCCCGAGAACAATCAAACATGGCCGGGCATGATTTTCAGAAGACTGGCCCAAAATCCAAACTTCAAAGACAATTTCATTAACCGGATTGCCGATCATCTCAATACATCTTTTCAAGCCGAAAGGATGACAGCTATCGTAGATAGTATAAAAACATTGATTGAGCCGGAGATGGAAAATCACATGGAACGGTGGATTTATCCGAAGGGTTACAATGCGTGGACAAAGAATCTGGATGAGCTGTACACGTTTATCCAACAGCGTCCAGAATATTTGCGCGAACATATCATGAATCATTTTGGGATTGACTCAACAAGTACGATTACGGTTGATTCCAGTCACCCATACCAAACGGATGTTCACGTCAACTCCCTGCACATTTCACCGGATACTCCTGGAATTTTACCCGATCCTTTTCCCTGGACAGGCACCTATTTTTCAGGCGTACCTGTTCTTTTAAATGTAGAAACAGGCCAGGAATTGGTTTTTAAATATTGGCAGGTAAACCATACAAAAGTTTATACTCCCAACATTGAAGTTCTGCCCGACACGGTTGATACAGCCACTGCCGTTTTTTCGGAAAGAGATTTTACCGAAATCACCCCGCATATTCTTGCTGATGGGGAATACCGGTTTTCTGAATGGAGTGATCAGGAACCAGCCGGTACTTATCCGAATTCGATGGCATTTGTTTATATGGATGAAGCCGATCCCGGTTTAGGAGCTTCCGTTGACGGATTTACTTTTGGTGAATACGATCTTGATTCGCGAACCCGCATCAATGGATTCGGCGAAGATGGATTTTCGTTCATCAACACAGGTAATGAAGATGGAAACCCGGGATATCCCGGTACACGGCTTGGCGGCGCTATTTTGGTTCTGAATACCGAAGGCCAGGATTCGGTGAATGTTGAGTGGTCCGCCGGAACGATGGAACCCAATTCAAGAATTTACAATCTACGTCTTCAGTACCGAACGGATCCGGATGAAGCCTTTCGGGATGTTCTGGATGATGCCGGAGATCCCGTTGAATATTCACGCAACGAAGTAGCGGGCCATTCTGAAGCCGTCAATCCCGTATTTCTTCCTCCTGATGCCGAAAAACAACCCCGGGTAGAACTCCTCTGGAGATACTATTATATCGGCCAGCGTGTGGATGAAGAGAGCGGTCAGCGATCGATGCTGAATATCTCAGAGATCCGGGTTACCTCTCAACTATTTACTGAAGAACCAGATCCCGAACCCGAGCCAGACCCTGTGCCGGAGAAGTTTTATCTGTATCAAAACTACCCGAATCCATTTTATCCGGAAACGAGAATCAGGTATGATTTGCCGCAGAATCAGCACGTTCAAATTGATCTTTTCTCCATTGATGGCCGTCATATAGCCAAACTGGAAGACCGCCCGGCCGAAGCGGGTTACCATTACATTGATATAGATCTTGGTTCGCTGGCCAGTGGAATTTATTTGTACAGGCTGGTTACGGATGATTTTTCTGATGTAAAAAAAATGAGTGTGGTGAAATGA